In the Apteryx mantelli isolate bAptMan1 chromosome 13, bAptMan1.hap1, whole genome shotgun sequence genome, one interval contains:
- the LPAR4 gene encoding lysophosphatidic acid receptor 4 gives MGNHSNNHTCSTDDSFKYNLYGAVYSVVFILGLITNCASLFVFCCRMKMRSETAIFMTNLAVSDLLFVFTLPFKIFYNFNRHWPFGDSLCKISGTAFLTNIYGSMLFLTCISVDRFLAIVYPFRSRTIRTRRNSAIVCAGVWILVLSGGISASLFSTTNVSNTSTTCFEGFSKRIWKTYLSKITIFIEVVGFIIPLLLNLTCSSLVLRTLRKPATLSQIGTNKEKVLKMIIVHVAIFVVCFVPYNSILFLYALVRSQAIANCSLERFARTMYPITLCIATMNCCFDPFIYYFTSESFQKSFNIKTQIKMDSLFKTETPLTKTALPAPQDEISDQAITNGGDPTSESHF, from the coding sequence ATGGGAAACCACAGCAACAATCATACCTGCTCGACGGATGATTCCTTTAAGTACAACTTGTATGGAGCTGTGTACAGCGTGGTCTTCATCCTCGGTTTGATTACTAACTGTGCCTCcctctttgttttctgctgccGGATGAAAATGCGAAGTGAAACAGCCATTTTCATGACAAACCTGGCTGTTTCAGACTTGCTGTTTGTGTTCaccttgccttttaaaattttttataatTTCAACAGGCATTGGCCTTTTGGAGACAGCCTATGCAAGATTTCTGGTACAGCTTTTCTCACTAACATCTACGGGAGCATGCTGTTCCTCACCTGCATTAGTGTTGACCGTTTCCTTGCTATCGTCTATCCATTCCGATCTCGTACCATTAGGACGAGGAGAAATTCAGCCATAGTATGTGCTGGTGTTTGGATACTGGTCCTCAGTGGTGGAATTTCAGCTTCGTTGTTCTCCACAACCAACGTCTCTAACACCAGCACAACCTGCTTTGAAGGTTTTTCCAAACGTATCTGGAAAACCTACTTGTCTAAGATCACTATATTTATTGAAGTGGTAGGATTCATAATTCCTTTGCTACTCAACCTTACGTGCTCTTCTTTAGTACTCAGGACTCTTCGGAAACCTGCCACCTTGTCTCAGATTGGgacaaacaaagagaaagtacTGAAGATGATCATTGTGCACGTGGCCATTTTTGTTGTGTGCTTTGTGCCTTACAATTCCATACTCTTCTTGTACGCTCTCGTGAGGTCCCAAGCAATAGCAAATTGCTCCTTGGAGCGATTTGCCAGGACAATGTACCCAATCACGTTGTGCATTGCAACAATGAACTGCTGCTTTGACCCATTCATCTACTACTTCACATCAGAATCCTTCCAGAAGTCTTTCAACATAAAAACCCAGATAAAAATGGATTCTCTTTTCAAGACTGAAACACCTCTAACAAAGACTGCACTACCAGCACCGCAGGACGAAATAAGTGACCAGGCTATTACGAATGGGGGAGATCCAACATCTGAATCACATTTCTAG